A window of the Gordonia humi genome harbors these coding sequences:
- a CDS encoding mycofactocin-coupled SDR family oxidoreductase yields MSKLDGRVALITGVARGQGRAHAVRLAREGANIAGLDIAGPIDGIPYDHATPEDLAETARLVDGEGRESLLVQGDVRDLEALRRLAADATARWGRLDIVVANAGICIPATWDESTPKIFQDTLDINVTGVWNTVMASAPHLIETGRGSVILTSSYAGKKMQPFMIHYTTSKHAVTGMTRAFAAELGAHNIRVNSVHPGGVNTPMGSGQMQERIAATNEANPRLAPMGTPFLNEYAAEPDQIADAVAFLASDESSFITAEHLSVDGGAQYF; encoded by the coding sequence ATGAGCAAGCTGGACGGACGCGTAGCGCTGATCACCGGCGTGGCGCGAGGACAGGGCCGAGCGCACGCCGTACGACTGGCCCGTGAGGGCGCGAACATCGCGGGACTGGACATCGCGGGTCCGATCGACGGCATCCCCTACGACCATGCGACACCCGAGGATCTCGCCGAGACCGCCCGGCTCGTCGACGGCGAGGGACGTGAGTCGCTGCTCGTGCAGGGCGACGTACGCGACCTCGAAGCGCTCAGGAGACTCGCCGCCGACGCCACCGCCCGATGGGGCCGTCTCGACATCGTCGTCGCCAATGCGGGCATCTGCATCCCGGCCACCTGGGACGAGTCGACTCCCAAAATCTTCCAGGACACCCTCGACATCAACGTGACCGGCGTGTGGAACACCGTGATGGCGTCGGCGCCGCATCTGATCGAGACCGGCCGTGGTTCGGTGATCCTGACCAGTTCTTACGCGGGTAAGAAGATGCAGCCGTTCATGATTCACTACACGACGAGCAAGCATGCGGTGACCGGCATGACGCGGGCGTTCGCCGCCGAACTCGGCGCGCACAACATCCGGGTGAACAGTGTGCACCCGGGCGGTGTGAACACTCCGATGGGCTCCGGTCAGATGCAGGAGCGGATCGCGGCGACCAACGAGGCGAATCCGCGTCTGGCTCCGATGGGCACACCGTTCCTCAACGAGTACGCGGCCGAGCCCGATCAGATCGCCGACGCCGTCGCCTTCCTCGCCTCCGACGAGTCGTCGTTCATCACGGCCGAGCACCTCTCCGTGGACGGCGGCGCCCAGTACTTCTGA
- a CDS encoding NAD-dependent succinate-semialdehyde dehydrogenase: MTSYVTENPSTGVVEKEFPTISDDQIESILARSAAAYKSWKNTSVDERVAMLRATAAAYRDRADELAGVIAREMGKPIPQGKGELALTAMIYDWYADNGPALLETEQLDPQGSAESVVTRDPVGSLLGIMPWNFPYYQVARFAAPNLLLGNVIILKHAPICAASSALMEEIAHAAGVPTDAYINIYASNEQIAEMIADRRIQGVSLTGSSRAGSAVAEVAARNLKKSVLELGGSDAFILLDSDDAGAAAAGAAAMRTMNCGQACNSPKRFIVHESLYDDFVSGLVSAIDGLTVGDPTEKGTKLGPLSSVAARDRVVEQVDEAVAQGATLHTGGTALDRPGAFMSPAVITGVTAEMALYREEIFGPVAVVYPVAGDDEAVELANDVDYGLSGSVWSSDIERAKSLADRLDVGMAFVNEHGTTLPGLPFGGVKQSGYGRELGQWGLGEFANLRLRRVAK; the protein is encoded by the coding sequence ATGACCTCCTATGTCACAGAGAACCCGTCCACCGGCGTCGTCGAGAAGGAGTTCCCGACGATCTCCGACGATCAGATCGAGTCGATCCTGGCGCGGTCGGCGGCCGCGTACAAGTCCTGGAAGAACACCTCGGTCGATGAACGCGTCGCGATGCTGCGCGCGACTGCCGCCGCCTACCGGGATCGCGCCGACGAACTCGCGGGCGTCATCGCCCGTGAGATGGGCAAACCGATTCCGCAGGGCAAGGGCGAGCTCGCGCTGACCGCGATGATCTACGACTGGTACGCCGACAACGGCCCGGCACTGCTCGAGACCGAGCAGCTCGATCCGCAGGGATCGGCCGAGTCGGTCGTCACTCGGGATCCGGTCGGGTCGCTGTTGGGCATCATGCCCTGGAACTTCCCGTACTACCAGGTGGCTCGGTTCGCCGCTCCGAACCTGTTGCTGGGCAACGTGATCATTCTCAAGCACGCGCCCATCTGCGCCGCGTCGTCGGCGTTGATGGAAGAGATCGCGCACGCGGCCGGAGTTCCGACCGACGCGTACATCAATATCTACGCGTCCAATGAGCAGATCGCCGAGATGATCGCCGACCGACGCATCCAGGGCGTCTCCCTGACCGGAAGCAGCCGCGCCGGGTCGGCGGTCGCCGAGGTCGCTGCTCGCAACCTCAAGAAGTCCGTTCTGGAACTCGGCGGGTCGGATGCGTTCATCCTCCTCGACTCCGACGACGCCGGCGCCGCGGCCGCGGGTGCGGCGGCGATGCGAACGATGAACTGCGGACAGGCGTGCAACTCGCCGAAGCGATTCATCGTCCACGAGTCCCTCTACGACGACTTCGTCTCCGGACTGGTGTCGGCCATCGACGGACTCACCGTCGGCGATCCGACCGAGAAGGGCACCAAACTGGGTCCGCTGTCGTCGGTCGCCGCGCGCGACCGCGTGGTCGAGCAGGTCGACGAAGCGGTCGCTCAAGGTGCCACGCTGCACACCGGCGGTACGGCTCTGGATCGCCCGGGCGCCTTCATGTCGCCCGCGGTGATCACCGGAGTCACCGCGGAGATGGCGCTCTACCGCGAGGAGATCTTCGGTCCGGTCGCCGTCGTGTATCCGGTCGCCGGCGACGACGAGGCCGTCGAGCTGGCCAACGACGTGGACTACGGACTCTCCGGGTCGGTATGGAGTTCGGACATCGAGCGGGCCAAGAGCCTCGCCGACCGTCTCGACGTCGGCATGGCCTTCGTCAACGAGCACGGGACGACGCTGCCGGGCCTGCCGTTCGGCGGTGTCAAACAGTCCGGCTACGGGCGCGAACTCGGACAGTGGGGTCTCGGCGAGTTCGCCAATCTGCGTCTGCGTCGCGTCGCGAAGTGA
- a CDS encoding acetyl-CoA acetyltransferase, producing the protein MADFMLPGGIDPTTPVIVGAGQASERLDDPDYRMLGEADLAADAVRAAFADTGVDADRVAALVDVAAAVRSFEKSSPASSSPLGRPNNMPRAVAARTGMNPRRAVEEVTGGQSPQHLVGEFGAEIAAGATDAVLLFGAEVISTVRAARKHDNPPDFTETVDGPLEDRGYGIAGLTSVDEVRHGVMTPIAQYSILENARRHRLGRSRAEYAAGMGALFAPMTEVAAANPHAASRQVLSAADLAVPTEENRRVSVPYTRRLVSRDQVNQAAAVLLMSAGAASAAGIDPSRWVFVHGYSDLREPPMMERPDLSRAPAATAAMHTALDMAGIELGDVAALDLYSCFPIAVSNVADAFGLEADDPRGLTVTGGLPFFGGPGNDYSMHAIVEIVHRARRAPGSFGLVAANGGILSKYSVGVYSTAPTPWPASTSAAVQHELDAAARVPLTRYADGRATIESFTVLDPDRDDRAGTVVGRLYDGTRFIAAADGDDLLDLLCGNEDPVGRTVYARSSATRNVVALSRAELDVRHPLSTVGFAEEYQDLIVRRDGRVLEVTINRPDSRNAISPRTNAELDAVFDAYFADPELWVAILTGAGDKAFSSGNDLASTASSGGLSMPENGFAGLTARRELPKPIIAAVNGFALGGGLEIALAAHVIVADETATFGLPEVKVGLVAAAGGLVRLPRMLPPALARDMILTGRRLTADEALAHGLVSRIASRGDVLTTARAVADEILAASPAAVRASIATMRETHSTPDTVTAVRDSLAVLDDILVSPDTMEGVTAFVQKRAPRWTGR; encoded by the coding sequence ATGGCTGACTTCATGCTTCCCGGCGGCATCGATCCCACCACTCCGGTCATCGTGGGTGCGGGACAGGCGTCCGAGCGCCTCGACGATCCCGACTACCGCATGCTCGGCGAAGCCGACCTGGCGGCCGATGCCGTCCGCGCGGCGTTCGCCGACACCGGCGTCGACGCCGACCGCGTGGCCGCACTGGTCGACGTGGCAGCCGCGGTGCGCTCGTTCGAGAAGTCGAGTCCGGCGTCGTCGTCGCCGCTGGGCCGTCCGAACAACATGCCCAGGGCGGTCGCCGCCCGGACCGGGATGAACCCGCGCCGCGCGGTCGAGGAGGTGACCGGCGGACAGAGCCCTCAACACCTGGTCGGTGAGTTCGGTGCGGAGATCGCAGCGGGTGCGACCGATGCTGTGCTGTTGTTCGGCGCGGAGGTCATCTCGACGGTCCGGGCCGCGCGCAAGCACGACAACCCGCCGGACTTCACCGAGACCGTCGACGGCCCGCTCGAGGACCGCGGATACGGCATCGCCGGCCTCACCTCCGTCGACGAGGTACGACACGGCGTGATGACGCCGATCGCGCAGTACTCGATTCTGGAGAACGCCCGACGACACCGACTCGGGCGTTCACGCGCCGAGTACGCGGCCGGGATGGGCGCCCTGTTCGCCCCGATGACCGAGGTCGCGGCGGCCAATCCGCACGCGGCCAGCCGCCAGGTCCTCTCCGCCGCGGATCTGGCGGTGCCCACCGAGGAGAATCGCCGGGTCAGTGTTCCGTACACGCGCCGACTCGTCTCCCGCGACCAAGTGAATCAGGCGGCAGCCGTGCTGTTGATGTCCGCCGGAGCGGCGAGCGCGGCCGGAATCGACCCGTCCCGCTGGGTCTTCGTCCACGGCTACTCCGATCTGCGCGAACCCCCGATGATGGAGCGGCCCGATCTGTCACGGGCGCCCGCGGCGACGGCCGCGATGCACACGGCCCTCGACATGGCCGGTATCGAGCTCGGCGACGTCGCCGCACTCGACCTGTACAGCTGCTTCCCGATCGCGGTGTCGAACGTGGCGGACGCGTTCGGTCTCGAAGCCGACGATCCGCGGGGTCTCACGGTGACCGGCGGACTGCCGTTCTTCGGCGGACCGGGCAACGACTACTCGATGCACGCGATCGTGGAGATCGTCCACCGTGCGCGGCGCGCACCCGGCTCGTTCGGTCTGGTCGCGGCGAACGGCGGCATCCTGAGCAAGTACTCGGTAGGGGTGTACTCGACCGCGCCGACACCGTGGCCGGCGTCGACGTCGGCAGCCGTGCAGCACGAGCTCGACGCCGCGGCGCGCGTCCCGCTGACCCGGTACGCCGACGGCCGCGCGACGATCGAGTCGTTCACCGTGCTCGATCCGGACCGCGACGACCGCGCGGGCACCGTCGTCGGACGCCTCTACGACGGCACGCGGTTCATCGCCGCGGCCGACGGCGACGATCTCCTGGACCTGTTGTGCGGCAACGAGGATCCGGTGGGACGGACCGTCTATGCACGGTCGTCGGCGACCCGGAACGTCGTCGCCCTGTCGCGCGCCGAGCTCGACGTCCGCCATCCGCTGTCGACGGTCGGGTTCGCCGAGGAGTATCAGGATCTGATCGTCCGGCGCGACGGCCGTGTCTTGGAGGTGACGATCAATCGTCCCGACTCGCGCAACGCGATCAGTCCGAGGACCAATGCCGAACTCGACGCGGTGTTCGACGCGTACTTCGCCGACCCCGAGCTGTGGGTGGCGATCCTGACCGGGGCAGGCGACAAGGCCTTCTCCTCCGGCAACGACCTCGCCTCCACCGCGAGCAGCGGCGGACTGTCGATGCCGGAGAACGGTTTCGCCGGACTCACCGCACGTCGGGAGCTGCCCAAGCCGATCATCGCCGCCGTCAACGGTTTCGCACTCGGCGGCGGATTGGAGATCGCGCTGGCCGCTCATGTGATCGTCGCCGACGAGACCGCGACCTTCGGTCTCCCCGAGGTGAAGGTCGGCCTCGTCGCCGCGGCGGGCGGCCTGGTCCGACTCCCCCGCATGCTGCCGCCCGCCCTGGCCCGCGACATGATCCTCACCGGACGCAGGCTCACCGCCGACGAGGCGCTCGCCCACGGTCTCGTGTCGAGGATCGCGTCGCGGGGCGACGTCCTGACCACCGCGCGCGCCGTCGCCGACGAGATCCTCGCGGCTTCGCCCGCAGCCGTCCGAGCGTCGATCGCGACCATGCGCGAGACCCACTCGACGCCCGACACGGTGACCGCGGTCCGCGACAGCCTGGCAGTGCTCGACGACATCCTCGTCAGCCCCGACACGATGGAGGGCGTCACGGCGTTCGTGCAGAAGCGCGCACCACGCTGGACCGGGCGGTGA
- a CDS encoding acyl-CoA dehydrogenase family protein — translation MPYPVLNDDDSLVVDTARDFARKRLAPHSLEWDAAKHFPVAEMREAAELGMAGIYTSEDAGGSGLTRLDGVRIFEELSKADPVTAAFLSIHNMCTWMVDTYGTSEQRSRWVPKMASMEFIASYCLTEPGAGSDAAALSTSARREGDEYVLRGSKQFISGGGVSDVYVVMARTGDAGPRGISTFIVEKGAPGLSFGPAEAKMGWHNQPTAQVVFDEVRVPADQMIGGPDGEGTGFSIAMNGLNGGRINIAACSLGGAQAAYDQAVAYVADREAFGAPLIDEPTIRATIADMAMNLEASRLMLWRAAEALDAGDPDKVELCAMAKRFVTEACFTVADQALQLHGGYGYLHETGVEKIVRDLRVNRILEGTNEIMRMVIGRAEAARVTNERKSR, via the coding sequence ATGCCCTATCCCGTTCTGAACGACGACGACTCCCTCGTCGTCGACACCGCGCGCGACTTCGCTCGCAAACGTCTGGCCCCGCACTCGCTCGAGTGGGACGCCGCCAAGCACTTCCCCGTCGCCGAGATGAGGGAGGCCGCCGAACTCGGCATGGCCGGAATCTACACCAGCGAAGACGCCGGCGGCTCCGGTCTGACACGTCTGGACGGCGTCCGGATCTTCGAGGAGCTCTCCAAAGCCGATCCGGTGACCGCCGCGTTCCTGTCGATCCACAACATGTGCACGTGGATGGTCGACACGTACGGCACATCCGAGCAGCGCAGCAGGTGGGTGCCGAAGATGGCGTCCATGGAGTTCATCGCCAGCTACTGCCTCACCGAGCCCGGTGCCGGTTCGGATGCGGCGGCACTGTCGACGTCGGCGCGCCGCGAGGGCGACGAGTACGTGCTCCGCGGGTCCAAGCAGTTCATCTCCGGCGGCGGCGTCAGCGACGTCTACGTCGTGATGGCCCGCACCGGCGACGCGGGCCCGCGCGGCATCTCGACGTTCATCGTCGAGAAGGGCGCACCGGGGCTCTCATTCGGTCCCGCGGAGGCCAAGATGGGCTGGCACAACCAGCCCACCGCGCAGGTCGTCTTCGACGAGGTCCGCGTGCCCGCCGACCAGATGATCGGCGGGCCCGACGGCGAGGGCACCGGCTTCTCGATCGCCATGAACGGGCTGAACGGCGGCCGCATCAACATCGCGGCGTGCTCGCTCGGCGGCGCGCAGGCGGCGTACGACCAGGCCGTCGCCTACGTCGCCGACCGCGAGGCGTTCGGCGCCCCGCTCATCGACGAGCCGACGATCCGCGCCACGATCGCCGATATGGCGATGAACCTGGAGGCCTCGCGCCTGATGCTGTGGCGGGCCGCCGAGGCCCTCGACGCGGGCGACCCGGACAAGGTGGAACTCTGCGCGATGGCCAAGCGCTTCGTCACCGAGGCATGCTTCACCGTCGCCGATCAGGCGTTGCAACTGCACGGCGGGTACGGATACCTGCACGAGACCGGAGTGGAGAAGATCGTCCGCGATCTGCGCGTGAACCGCATCCTGGAAGGCACCAACGAGATCATGCGGATGGTGATCGGCCGCGCCGAAGCCGCCCGCGTCACGAACGAGAGGAAATCACGATGA
- the mmsB gene encoding 3-hydroxyisobutyrate dehydrogenase yields MKIAFVGLGNMGGPMAANLISAGHQVVGFDLSADAVAAAASHGVTAVETAEAAVVDADAVITMLPNGAIVKSVYASVLPNAKPGAVFIDSSTISVEDAREVNTQANAAGMLQVDAPVSGGVKGATAGTLAFMVGGDDASIAAATPVLEPMAGKIVPCGGTGNGQAAKLCNNMVLAVQQIAVGEAFVLAEKLGLSDQALYDVVTGATGNCWALQTNCPVPGPVPTAPSENEYKPGFATALMNKDLGLAMAAVSSTGSAAPLGTHAAEIYSAFAAENGHLDFSAIIETLK; encoded by the coding sequence ATGAAGATCGCTTTTGTCGGGCTGGGCAACATGGGCGGTCCGATGGCCGCGAACCTGATCTCGGCGGGCCACCAGGTGGTCGGCTTCGATCTGTCGGCCGACGCCGTCGCCGCCGCGGCCTCGCACGGGGTCACCGCGGTCGAGACCGCCGAGGCCGCCGTCGTCGACGCCGACGCGGTGATCACGATGCTGCCGAACGGCGCGATCGTGAAGTCGGTGTACGCGTCGGTGCTCCCGAACGCCAAGCCGGGTGCGGTGTTCATCGACTCGTCGACCATCTCGGTCGAGGACGCCCGCGAGGTGAACACGCAGGCGAACGCGGCGGGCATGCTGCAGGTCGACGCCCCGGTGTCCGGCGGCGTCAAGGGCGCCACCGCGGGCACCCTGGCGTTCATGGTCGGCGGCGACGACGCCTCGATCGCGGCCGCGACCCCGGTGCTCGAACCGATGGCCGGCAAGATCGTCCCGTGCGGCGGCACCGGCAACGGCCAGGCCGCCAAGCTGTGCAACAACATGGTCCTCGCGGTCCAACAGATCGCCGTCGGCGAGGCCTTCGTGCTCGCCGAGAAGCTCGGTCTGTCCGATCAGGCCCTGTACGACGTGGTGACCGGTGCGACCGGCAACTGCTGGGCCCTGCAGACCAACTGCCCCGTTCCCGGCCCGGTGCCCACCGCACCGTCGGAGAACGAGTACAAGCCGGGCTTCGCCACGGCCCTGATGAACAAAGACCTCGGCCTGGCGATGGCGGCGGTCTCGTCCACCGGCTCGGCCGCCCCGCTGGGCACGCACGCCGCCGAGATCTACTCGGCGTTCGCCGCCGAGAACGGACATCTGGACTTCAGTGCCATAATCGAGACTTTGAAGTAG
- a CDS encoding MarR family transcriptional regulator, whose amino-acid sequence MRDDGDPIARARSNWESAGWGGATADGMEAVTSVMRAHQIMLARVESELKPFGLTFARFELLRLLAFSRQGALPISKASNLLQVHVSSATSAVARLVDAGLVERRPHPTDGRTTLVALTDDGRELVEKATIALNAVFADIGMPADQSRAMVEAIRTLRHTNGDF is encoded by the coding sequence GTGCGAGACGATGGCGACCCGATCGCACGGGCCCGTTCCAATTGGGAGTCCGCCGGGTGGGGCGGCGCGACCGCCGACGGCATGGAGGCCGTGACCTCGGTGATGCGCGCGCATCAGATCATGCTGGCGCGCGTCGAATCGGAGCTCAAGCCGTTCGGGCTCACCTTCGCTCGATTCGAGCTGCTGCGCCTGCTCGCATTCAGCCGCCAGGGCGCACTTCCCATCTCGAAGGCCAGCAACCTGCTCCAGGTGCACGTGTCGTCGGCGACGAGCGCCGTCGCACGTCTCGTCGACGCCGGACTCGTGGAACGCCGACCGCATCCGACCGACGGACGCACCACCCTCGTCGCCCTCACCGACGACGGCCGCGAACTCGTCGAGAAGGCGACGATCGCACTGAACGCCGTCTTCGCCGACATCGGGATGCCCGCCGACCAGTCGCGCGCGATGGTCGAGGCCATCCGCACCCTGCGACACACGAACGGCGATTTCTGA
- a CDS encoding CsbD family protein, translated as MGIADDAQNKTDDLKGRAKEAAGAVTGDDDLKNEGKADQGLAAAREKVTEVADKVKDGIDSVKDKLTDR; from the coding sequence ATGGGAATCGCCGACGACGCGCAGAACAAGACCGACGACCTGAAGGGGCGCGCCAAGGAGGCCGCCGGTGCGGTAACCGGCGACGACGACCTGAAGAACGAAGGTAAGGCCGATCAGGGTCTCGCTGCCGCTCGTGAGAAGGTCACCGAGGTGGCCGACAAGGTGAAGGACGGCATCGACTCCGTCAAGGACAAGCTCACCGACCGCTGA
- a CDS encoding SMR family transporter yields the protein MSWIVLVISGLFEAVWATALGRSEGLHRLTPTIVFVVGLIVSMGGLAYAMRDLPTGTAYAIWVGIGATVTVAYGMLTGAESANVLKILCIVVIVAGVIGLKLVS from the coding sequence GTGTCCTGGATCGTGCTCGTCATCTCCGGACTCTTCGAAGCCGTATGGGCGACGGCCCTCGGCAGATCCGAAGGCCTGCATCGTCTTACACCGACCATCGTATTCGTCGTCGGGCTGATCGTCAGCATGGGCGGCCTGGCCTATGCGATGCGCGACCTGCCGACCGGCACCGCGTATGCGATCTGGGTCGGTATCGGCGCCACCGTCACCGTCGCGTACGGAATGCTGACCGGGGCCGAATCGGCCAACGTCCTCAAGATCCTGTGCATCGTCGTGATCGTCGCCGGTGTGATCGGCCTGAAACTGGTCTCGTGA
- a CDS encoding response regulator has protein sequence MSRVRVVLADDHAAVREGLRMVLEASGEITVIGEAADGDAAVRLANELRPDVVLMDVRMPKVDGIAATAAVTEQTDVRVLVLTTFGLDDYVLESLSAGAAGFLLKTASGRELVDGTLRVAAGDAVLDAEVTRVVVDAMRGRPAVAGPDLAELTDRERDVLAGIGAGLSNAQIARRLDIGESTVKTHVSRVLMKLDAPSRVQAAVVAVQAGLV, from the coding sequence ATGAGCCGAGTCAGGGTGGTGCTGGCCGACGACCACGCGGCGGTCCGCGAAGGACTCCGCATGGTGCTCGAGGCGTCCGGGGAGATCACCGTGATCGGGGAGGCCGCCGACGGCGACGCCGCCGTGCGCCTGGCGAACGAGCTGCGTCCGGACGTCGTCCTCATGGACGTGCGCATGCCGAAGGTCGACGGAATCGCGGCGACCGCGGCAGTCACCGAGCAGACCGACGTGCGGGTCCTGGTCTTGACGACGTTCGGTCTGGACGACTACGTCCTGGAGTCCCTGTCGGCGGGCGCCGCGGGATTCCTGCTGAAGACGGCGTCCGGCAGGGAGCTCGTCGACGGGACCCTGCGGGTCGCGGCGGGCGACGCCGTGCTCGACGCCGAGGTGACGCGCGTCGTCGTCGACGCCATGCGAGGGCGTCCCGCCGTCGCCGGGCCGGACCTGGCCGAGCTCACCGACCGTGAACGCGACGTCTTGGCGGGTATCGGGGCGGGACTGTCGAATGCACAGATCGCTCGCCGTCTCGACATCGGGGAGTCGACCGTGAAGACGCACGTGTCCCGCGTCCTGATGAAGCTCGACGCACCCTCGCGCGTGCAGGCCGCGGTCGTCGCCGTCCAGGCCGGCCTCGTCTGA
- a CDS encoding histidine kinase, whose translation MKSVPPVSGLSRSAGLVAVGTFAVGLLLWVCGAFTFFSDHDAYPWYAKLVLLVAALVIQLSAQLRPAAAFAAMCVLLGLDAWWGPSLPLWIAMSDIVFLCAARGSPTVRRVVVATSGAVTLGLAVAGVVVGSVQVGILIGLVGIAFLLSPVTYAQSMIAARRAVEAEKAAAISQAEADRTAALADERRRLSRELHDTVAGHVSAIAILAEAARDAADPGPIVDSIRSNSLAGLAELRAMIDVLAADGDETTTVRWSSLDPLIAAADAVGSTVTVDGDPAGLPRRTEAVLTRIAGEALANATRHAPGNPVSVRVEVDVDHVRLTVSNRISATPRGAGRGSTNMAIRAASVGGRAEGGAVGRVWTVTATIPSRGDSRAGETP comes from the coding sequence CTGTCCCGCCCGTGTCCGGTCTGTCGAGGTCGGCCGGCCTCGTCGCCGTCGGTACGTTCGCCGTCGGTCTCCTGCTGTGGGTGTGCGGCGCCTTCACGTTCTTCTCCGACCACGACGCGTACCCGTGGTACGCCAAACTCGTACTGCTCGTGGCCGCGCTGGTGATCCAGCTGTCTGCTCAGCTCCGGCCCGCGGCGGCGTTCGCGGCGATGTGCGTTCTGCTCGGCCTCGACGCCTGGTGGGGGCCGTCGCTGCCGTTGTGGATCGCGATGTCGGACATCGTGTTCTTGTGTGCCGCCCGGGGTTCGCCGACGGTGCGCCGCGTCGTCGTGGCGACGAGCGGTGCCGTCACGCTCGGCCTGGCGGTTGCGGGCGTGGTCGTCGGCAGTGTGCAGGTCGGCATCCTGATCGGGCTGGTCGGTATCGCGTTCCTGTTGTCGCCGGTCACGTACGCACAGTCGATGATCGCGGCGCGGCGGGCCGTCGAGGCGGAGAAGGCGGCGGCGATCTCACAGGCCGAGGCCGACCGGACCGCGGCGCTCGCCGACGAGCGGCGGCGGCTCTCGCGCGAACTGCACGACACCGTCGCGGGTCACGTGTCAGCCATCGCGATCCTCGCCGAAGCCGCGCGCGACGCCGCGGACCCGGGGCCGATCGTCGATTCGATCCGTTCGAACAGCCTTGCGGGCCTGGCCGAACTCCGCGCCATGATCGACGTCTTGGCCGCCGACGGCGACGAGACGACGACGGTTCGCTGGTCGTCGCTCGATCCGTTGATCGCCGCCGCCGACGCGGTCGGTTCGACGGTGACCGTCGACGGTGATCCGGCCGGTCTGCCGCGGCGGACCGAGGCGGTGCTGACGAGGATCGCGGGGGAGGCGCTGGCGAACGCGACCAGACATGCGCCGGGCAACCCGGTGTCCGTGCGCGTCGAGGTCGATGTCGATCACGTGCGGTTGACGGTGAGCAATCGGATCTCGGCGACGCCGCGCGGCGCCGGGCGAGGCTCGACGAACATGGCGATTCGCGCGGCGAGCGTCGGCGGGCGCGCCGAGGGGGGAGCGGTCGGGCGGGTGTGGACGGTGACGGCGACGATTCCGAGCAGGGGAGACTCCCGAGCGGGGGAGACTCCGTGA